Proteins co-encoded in one Quercus robur chromosome 8, dhQueRobu3.1, whole genome shotgun sequence genomic window:
- the LOC126694738 gene encoding rust resistance kinase Lr10-like isoform X2: MVLSFHGSNLFVIVVAEEGALATSIKTRALSDATISRLVGLGERLLDFLWGWILSLYFLFTARTRDSYQVYFPIDYKWYLLLNVVVLSYLTAKMVLGTPWVVALLIYKWCRRHLSTNDAIEEFLQSQNNFMPIRYSYSEIRKMTKDFKDKLGEGGYGSVYKGKLQSGILVGIKMLDKSKANGQDFISEVATIGRIHHMNVVQLIGFCAKGPKRALIYEFMPNGSLDKYIFSLEGRNPLSIEKIYEISLGVARGIEYLHRGCDMQILHFDIKPHNILLDENFTPKVSDFGLAKLYPANDSIVSLTAARGTLGYIAPELFYKNIGGISYKADVYSFGMLLLEMASRRKNFNASVDHSSQIYFPTWVYEQVSKGNDIIMEDATEEEKKIVNKMIIVALWCIQMKPSDRCSMNKVIEMLVGEVECLQMPSKPFLSSLGDVEDNLNPTCSSIQSSESAQ; this comes from the exons ATGGTTTTGAGCTTTCATGGATCCAATTTATTTGTGATAGTCGTAGCGGAAGAGGGAGCACTTGCAACCTCAATAAAGACTCGAGCCTTGTCAGATGCGACAATTTCAAGATTGGTGG GATTGGGTGAAAGACTACTTGATTTCCTCTGGG GGTGGATTCTAAgtctatattttcttttcacag CAAGAACGCGAGATTCATATCAAGTCTATTTCCCTATCG aTTATAAGTGGTACTTACTACTAAACGTCGTCG TTTTGTCATACCTTACAGCAAAAATGGTCTTGGGGACTCCATGGGTGGTTGCCCTTTTGATATATAAGTGGTGTAGGAGGCATTTATCAACAAATGATGCTATTGAAGAATTTCTGCAAAGCCAAAATAACTTCATGCCAATTAGGTATTCTTACTCAGAAATTAGGAAGATGACCAAAGATTTTAAAGACAAGTTGGGAGAAGGAGGCTATGGCTCTGTATATAAAGGGAAGCTTCAAAGTGGCATTCTTGTAGGTATTAAGATGTTAGATAAGTCCAAAGCTAATGGGCAAGATTTTATTAGCGAAGTTGCAACAATTGGAAGGATTCACCACATGAATGTGGTGCAACTCATTGGCTTTTGTGCCAAGGGACCAAAGCGTGCCCTTATATATGAATTCATGCCTAATGGTTCTCTTGataaatacattttttcacTAGAAGGAAGAAACCCCTTGAGTATTGAGAAAATATACGAGATTTCTCTTGGAGTGGCTCGTGGGATTGAATATCTACATCGTGGATGTGACATGCAAATTCTACATTTCGATATCAAGCCCCATAACATTCTTCTTGATGAGAACTTCACCCCAAAagtttctgattttgggcttgCGAAACTTTATCCTGCAAATGATAGTATAGTGTCTTTGACTGCTGCAAGAGGAACACTAGGTTATATCGCTCCAGAGTTGTTCTATAAAAACATTGGAGGCATCTCCTATAAAgctgatgtttatagttttggcATGTTATTGTTGGAAATGGCAAGTAGAAGAAAGAACTTTAATGCATCAGTAGATCATTCAAGCCAAATTTACTTTCCAACTTGGGTCTATGAACAAGTTAGCAAAGGAAATGACATAATAATGGAAGATGCCACagaggaggagaagaaaatagttAATAAGATGATCATAGTCGCATTATGGTGCATACAAATGAAGCCTAGTGATCGTTGTTCAATGAACAAAGTTATAGAAATGCTTGTAGGAGAAGTTGAATGCCTACAAATGCCTTCTAAGCCTTTCTTATCATCACTAGGAGATGTAGAAGACAACTTAAATCCCACTTGCtcatcaattcaatcaagtgaATCAgctcaataa
- the LOC126694738 gene encoding rust resistance kinase Lr10-like isoform X1 codes for MGRQLPFTAGLTALIVFVFVNKTCSTQNNIHQCAPSSCGNIRNISCPFRLKSDPQACGDPTYELSCENNHTVLYLFEGKFYVQEINYNEYTIRVVDSGIQEDNYFSTPSYSFYLYNFISRRSALPYNMQNYDEIVVFMSCEKPVNTPFHLDTSTCNKNGEYSSNSSISHSKRYKYVTIIGDRIRAKDVRDSCKVEMLVMTSWPGHDNPIISCTEVHNKLVYGFELSWIQFICDSRSGRGSTCNLNKDSSLVRCDNFKIGLGERLLDFLWGWILSLYFLFTARTRDSYQVYFPIDYKWYLLLNVVVLSYLTAKMVLGTPWVVALLIYKWCRRHLSTNDAIEEFLQSQNNFMPIRYSYSEIRKMTKDFKDKLGEGGYGSVYKGKLQSGILVGIKMLDKSKANGQDFISEVATIGRIHHMNVVQLIGFCAKGPKRALIYEFMPNGSLDKYIFSLEGRNPLSIEKIYEISLGVARGIEYLHRGCDMQILHFDIKPHNILLDENFTPKVSDFGLAKLYPANDSIVSLTAARGTLGYIAPELFYKNIGGISYKADVYSFGMLLLEMASRRKNFNASVDHSSQIYFPTWVYEQVSKGNDIIMEDATEEEKKIVNKMIIVALWCIQMKPSDRCSMNKVIEMLVGEVECLQMPSKPFLSSLGDVEDNLNPTCSSIQSSESAQ; via the exons ATGGGGAGACAATTACCCTTCACTGCAGGGCTCACTGCccttattgtttttgtatttgtcaaTAAAACTTGCAGTACTCAGAATAATATTCATCAGTGTGCCCCTTCTTCCTGCGGAAATATCCGGAACATAAGCTGTCCGTTTCGATTGAAGAGCGATCCACAAGCCTGCGGTGACCCAACGTATGAACTGTCGTGTGAGAACAATCATACGGTGCTATACTTATTTGAAGGAAAATTCTACGTACAGGAAATCAATTACAATGAGTACACAATCCGGGTGGTGGACTCAGGTATACAGGAGGACAATTACTTCTCCACCCCGAGTTATTCTTTTTATCTATATAATTTCATTTCTCGACGGTCCGCTCTGCCTTATAACATGCAAAACTACGACGAAATTGTGGTTTTCATGAGCTGTGAAAAGCCAGTGAATACTCCATTCCATTTGGATACTTCTACTTGCAATAAAAATGGAGAGTATTCTTCCAACTCTTCAATTTCTCATTCCAAGAGGTATAAATATGTTACAATAATTGGTGATAGAATAAGGGCGAAGGATGTGAGGGACTCGTGCAAAGTGGAGATGCTGGTTATGACATCTTGGCCAGGACATGATAATCCAATTATTTCCTGTACAGAAGTCCACAATAAATTGGTATATGGTTTTGAGCTTTCATGGATCCAATTTATTTGTGATAGTCGTAGCGGAAGAGGGAGCACTTGCAACCTCAATAAAGACTCGAGCCTTGTCAGATGCGACAATTTCAAGATTG GATTGGGTGAAAGACTACTTGATTTCCTCTGGG GGTGGATTCTAAgtctatattttcttttcacag CAAGAACGCGAGATTCATATCAAGTCTATTTCCCTATCG aTTATAAGTGGTACTTACTACTAAACGTCGTCG TTTTGTCATACCTTACAGCAAAAATGGTCTTGGGGACTCCATGGGTGGTTGCCCTTTTGATATATAAGTGGTGTAGGAGGCATTTATCAACAAATGATGCTATTGAAGAATTTCTGCAAAGCCAAAATAACTTCATGCCAATTAGGTATTCTTACTCAGAAATTAGGAAGATGACCAAAGATTTTAAAGACAAGTTGGGAGAAGGAGGCTATGGCTCTGTATATAAAGGGAAGCTTCAAAGTGGCATTCTTGTAGGTATTAAGATGTTAGATAAGTCCAAAGCTAATGGGCAAGATTTTATTAGCGAAGTTGCAACAATTGGAAGGATTCACCACATGAATGTGGTGCAACTCATTGGCTTTTGTGCCAAGGGACCAAAGCGTGCCCTTATATATGAATTCATGCCTAATGGTTCTCTTGataaatacattttttcacTAGAAGGAAGAAACCCCTTGAGTATTGAGAAAATATACGAGATTTCTCTTGGAGTGGCTCGTGGGATTGAATATCTACATCGTGGATGTGACATGCAAATTCTACATTTCGATATCAAGCCCCATAACATTCTTCTTGATGAGAACTTCACCCCAAAagtttctgattttgggcttgCGAAACTTTATCCTGCAAATGATAGTATAGTGTCTTTGACTGCTGCAAGAGGAACACTAGGTTATATCGCTCCAGAGTTGTTCTATAAAAACATTGGAGGCATCTCCTATAAAgctgatgtttatagttttggcATGTTATTGTTGGAAATGGCAAGTAGAAGAAAGAACTTTAATGCATCAGTAGATCATTCAAGCCAAATTTACTTTCCAACTTGGGTCTATGAACAAGTTAGCAAAGGAAATGACATAATAATGGAAGATGCCACagaggaggagaagaaaatagttAATAAGATGATCATAGTCGCATTATGGTGCATACAAATGAAGCCTAGTGATCGTTGTTCAATGAACAAAGTTATAGAAATGCTTGTAGGAGAAGTTGAATGCCTACAAATGCCTTCTAAGCCTTTCTTATCATCACTAGGAGATGTAGAAGACAACTTAAATCCCACTTGCtcatcaattcaatcaagtgaATCAgctcaataa